From a single Paenibacillus sp. FSL W8-0426 genomic region:
- the queF gene encoding preQ(1) synthase — protein sequence MRQPDEMQDLTLLGNQGTKYTFEYDPGILESFDNKHPYRDYFVKFNCPEFTSLCPITGQPDFATIYISYIPDVKMVESKSLKLYLFSFRNHGDFHEDCVNIIMNDLIKLMDPRYIEVWGKFTPRGGISIDPYTNYGKPGTKYEQMAEHRMLNHDMYPETVDNR from the coding sequence ATGAGACAACCTGACGAGATGCAAGACTTGACGCTGCTGGGCAACCAGGGCACGAAATATACGTTTGAATACGATCCTGGCATTCTGGAGAGCTTTGACAACAAACATCCCTACCGCGATTACTTCGTGAAATTCAACTGCCCGGAGTTTACAAGCTTGTGCCCGATCACGGGCCAGCCTGACTTTGCCACCATTTATATCAGCTACATTCCCGACGTCAAAATGGTAGAAAGCAAATCGCTCAAGCTGTATTTGTTCAGCTTCCGCAACCATGGCGATTTTCACGAGGATTGCGTGAACATCATTATGAACGATCTGATCAAGCTGATGGACCCGCGCTATATCGAAGTATGGGGCAAATTCACGCCGCGCGGCGGCATCTCCATCGACCCGTACACCAACTACGGCAAACCGGGGACGAAATACGAGCAGATGGCCGAGCACCGCATGTTGAACCATGACATGTACCCGGAAACGGTCGATAACCGTTAA